One stretch of Nocardia mangyaensis DNA includes these proteins:
- a CDS encoding Rv3235 family protein, whose translation MSTDHMTLRPAPHCEPQLESRAVTGGDRTQRPPLRRTDGHAGSAYRRPGGGAPAGVRRAVHGSCVAATPPVRPDSDTGARKFAEYALRLVLEVVDRRRSVSQLRTVVDPKVLSAMRTVLSQDLAPGRSLGTATLVRVHVSAAEPHAAEIFASYQRGTQTFAVAGRIERARDSWRLVAVRLG comes from the coding sequence ATGTCTACGGATCACATGACGTTGCGGCCCGCGCCGCACTGCGAGCCGCAGCTCGAGAGTCGGGCCGTCACGGGCGGAGATCGCACGCAGCGACCACCGCTGCGTCGAACCGACGGGCACGCCGGATCGGCGTATCGAAGGCCGGGTGGGGGCGCACCGGCGGGTGTCCGGCGGGCGGTACACGGGTCGTGCGTTGCGGCCACGCCGCCGGTCCGGCCGGATTCCGACACGGGGGCAAGGAAATTCGCCGAGTACGCCCTGCGGCTCGTGCTCGAGGTAGTGGACCGGCGCCGCTCGGTGAGTCAACTGCGCACCGTCGTCGATCCGAAGGTGCTCAGTGCGATGCGGACGGTGCTGAGCCAGGATCTGGCGCCCGGCCGCAGTCTTGGCACGGCGACGCTGGTGCGCGTGCATGTCAGTGCCGCCGAGCCGCACGCGGCCGAGATCTTCGCCTCCTACCAGCGCGGCACCCAGACCTTCGCGGTGGCGGGCAGGATCGAACGAGCCAGGGACAGTTGGCGATTGGTCGCGGTGCGACTGGGTTGA
- a CDS encoding DUF1707 SHOCT-like domain-containing protein, with protein MTATPDPDGLLLSDSERMHALDALGKHFADGRLDSAEFYERSGAVAAARTVGALDEPFRGLPGGVPLTRVSGQLAKVPFGEGAVAVGGDSTTSSAAAELSALRARGHTIESIDWIIVGTTLISFLVLQVIVGWDYAWIVWPSLIITLSVPRMVLRFSDSDEELYEELKESETKARKKRLAAAAKRIRELEGDQRAD; from the coding sequence ATGACCGCGACTCCTGATCCTGACGGGCTGCTGTTGAGCGACAGCGAGCGGATGCACGCGTTGGATGCGCTCGGGAAGCATTTCGCGGATGGGCGATTGGACAGTGCGGAGTTCTATGAGCGCTCGGGGGCGGTTGCCGCGGCCAGGACGGTCGGGGCGCTCGATGAGCCGTTTCGGGGCCTGCCGGGTGGGGTGCCGCTCACACGGGTGAGCGGGCAATTGGCGAAGGTGCCGTTCGGGGAGGGCGCCGTGGCCGTGGGGGGCGACTCGACGACCTCGTCCGCGGCCGCTGAACTCTCGGCGCTGCGTGCCAGGGGCCATACGATCGAATCGATCGACTGGATCATCGTCGGCACCACGCTGATCAGTTTTCTCGTGTTGCAGGTGATCGTCGGGTGGGACTACGCCTGGATCGTGTGGCCTTCCCTGATCATCACGTTGAGTGTTCCGCGAATGGTCTTGCGGTTCAGTGATTCCGACGAGGAATTGTACGAGGAGCTGAAGGAGTCCGAGACCAAGGCCCGGAAGAAGCGGCTCGCGGCGGCCGCGAAACGGATCAGGGAACTCGAGGGCGACCAGCGCGCCGACTAA
- a CDS encoding DUF4254 domain-containing protein: MDTDGDAPSGSGPNPALPARAQMMQAVCGCTGDGDPVLLAAHELATLHERREQLLPGDTSEIDWERARLVCEIDRWVVIRSPRPATTAPMHTESIGAVIDRMAHFAALTYRALACGAEPQLHAAQLRLHELACGYDDLVNEVATGTRRLPDAAD, translated from the coding sequence GTGGACACGGATGGCGACGCGCCATCGGGCTCCGGCCCGAACCCCGCACTACCGGCCCGCGCGCAGATGATGCAGGCGGTGTGCGGCTGCACCGGCGACGGCGACCCCGTGCTGCTGGCCGCGCACGAACTGGCCACCCTGCACGAACGGCGTGAACAGCTCCTTCCCGGCGACACCAGCGAGATCGACTGGGAGCGCGCCCGTCTGGTGTGCGAGATCGACCGATGGGTGGTCATCCGCTCGCCCCGACCAGCCACCACGGCCCCCATGCACACCGAGAGCATCGGCGCCGTCATCGACCGCATGGCCCACTTCGCCGCCCTCACCTACCGCGCCCTGGCCTGCGGCGCCGAACCCCAACTCCACGCCGCCCAGCTCCGCCTTCACGAATTGGCCTGCGGTTACGACGATCTCGTCAACGAGGTGGCCACCGGCACCCGCCGCCTCCCCGACGCCGCCGATTAG
- a CDS encoding acyl-CoA dehydrogenase family protein, producing the protein MAAIRSSWMNEDLDALRDLARAFMAKELAPNIDKYREQHHVDRDLWNKAGEVGLLCLSIPEEYGGGGGTFAHEAVLMEEQARVVDTSWGVSLHNGIVAHYLLAYGTEEQKQHWLPQMASGEVVGAIAMTEPGTGSDLQAVKAKAIRDGDEYVINGSKTFITNGAQADLIILVAKTDPTQGASGVSLVLVEADRAGFRRGRVLDKIGQKGQDTSELFFEDVRVPVTNLLGATEGQGFVQLMQQLPQERLIVSLGAVAGMEVALDHTLRYTKEREAFGRPVFGFQNTKFKLAEVATESRIARVFIDDCVEKHIRGELDIPTVAMAKWWTTDRAMQIADTCLQLFGGYGYMNEYPIARMWVDNRVQLIYAGTNEIMKEIIARSL; encoded by the coding sequence ATGGCCGCCATTCGGTCCAGTTGGATGAACGAGGACCTGGACGCGCTGCGCGACCTCGCGCGCGCCTTCATGGCCAAGGAACTCGCGCCCAACATCGACAAGTACCGCGAGCAGCACCACGTCGACCGCGACCTGTGGAACAAGGCAGGCGAAGTGGGCCTGCTGTGCCTGTCGATCCCGGAGGAGTACGGCGGCGGTGGTGGCACCTTCGCCCACGAGGCCGTGCTCATGGAGGAGCAGGCCCGCGTGGTCGACACCTCCTGGGGCGTCAGCCTGCACAACGGCATCGTGGCGCACTACCTGCTCGCCTACGGCACCGAGGAGCAGAAGCAGCACTGGCTGCCCCAGATGGCCAGTGGCGAGGTCGTCGGCGCGATCGCGATGACCGAGCCCGGCACCGGCTCCGACCTGCAAGCCGTCAAGGCCAAGGCCATCCGCGACGGCGACGAGTACGTCATCAACGGCTCCAAGACCTTCATCACCAACGGTGCGCAGGCCGACCTGATCATCCTGGTCGCCAAGACCGACCCCACCCAGGGTGCCTCGGGCGTCTCGCTGGTGCTGGTCGAGGCCGATCGCGCCGGGTTCCGGCGCGGCCGGGTGCTGGACAAGATCGGTCAGAAGGGCCAGGACACCTCCGAGCTGTTCTTCGAGGACGTGCGCGTTCCGGTGACCAACCTGCTCGGCGCCACCGAGGGCCAGGGCTTCGTCCAGCTCATGCAGCAGCTCCCACAGGAGCGGCTGATCGTGTCGCTGGGCGCGGTCGCGGGTATGGAGGTCGCCCTCGACCACACCCTGCGCTACACCAAGGAACGCGAAGCATTCGGTCGCCCGGTGTTCGGTTTCCAGAACACCAAGTTCAAGCTGGCCGAGGTCGCCACCGAATCCCGCATCGCGCGCGTGTTCATCGACGACTGCGTCGAGAAGCACATCCGCGGCGAGCTCGACATCCCGACCGTCGCGATGGCCAAGTGGTGGACCACCGACCGCGCGATGCAGATCGCCGACACCTGCCTGCAGCTGTTCGGCGGCTACGGCTACATGAACGAGTACCCGATCGCGCGGATGTGGGTCGACAACCGCGTCCAGCTCATCTACGCGGGCACCAACGAGATCATGAAGGAGATCATCGCCCGCAGCCTGTGA
- a CDS encoding AIM24 family protein: MTALAPGENRPAPGDQLTVTVTSSVPVDVSALLLNAAGVVRSDADFVFFNQPVGPGVVYRHGNGGPDVVQVQTSALPADVDRVAVTASLDGRGPATFAGVGRLTASIGSGSAALTFPIAGLTTESAVVCVEIYRRGAAWKVRAIGQGYDDGLAGIASAFGVNLDDEPDAAPPPPPPPPPPPLPADTPAQHSSFSSQQGAPPVHSDLFDPKHAEVNGLGIMKQGSKMIRVGLNGEVMARAGSMVAYQGELQFKAQGSGGIGRAIRQQLTGEGVPLMKVSGTGDLFLANSAAEVHLIDLDGTDGLTINGANVLAFDPTLQYTVARVQGAAAYASSSGLFNCVFTGRGRIAITTHGVPVVLTVDQATYADPNAAVAWSSSLQTGIKRNDSFGLGRLIGRSTGEASTLSFSGRGFVIVQPSEMPPGGFIGGTGGGQQAGHSGGIFG, encoded by the coding sequence GTGACCGCGCTGGCTCCCGGCGAGAACCGGCCCGCGCCCGGCGACCAGTTGACCGTCACCGTCACCAGTTCGGTGCCGGTCGATGTGTCGGCGCTGCTGCTCAACGCCGCGGGCGTGGTCCGGTCCGACGCCGACTTCGTGTTCTTCAACCAGCCCGTCGGTCCCGGCGTCGTCTACCGGCACGGCAACGGCGGACCCGATGTGGTGCAGGTGCAGACCTCGGCCCTGCCCGCCGATGTCGACCGGGTGGCGGTCACCGCCAGCCTCGACGGCCGCGGACCGGCCACCTTCGCCGGCGTCGGCCGGCTCACCGCGTCCATCGGATCCGGTTCGGCGGCACTGACTTTCCCCATCGCCGGACTCACGACCGAGAGCGCGGTGGTCTGCGTGGAGATCTACCGCCGCGGGGCGGCCTGGAAGGTCCGCGCCATCGGCCAGGGCTACGACGACGGTCTGGCCGGCATCGCCTCGGCCTTCGGCGTGAACCTCGACGACGAACCCGACGCCGCGCCACCTCCGCCTCCACCGCCGCCGCCACCGCCGCTTCCGGCCGATACCCCCGCGCAGCACTCTTCGTTCTCTTCTCAGCAAGGAGCTCCGCCCGTGCACAGCGACCTGTTCGACCCCAAGCACGCCGAGGTCAACGGCCTCGGGATCATGAAGCAGGGCAGCAAGATGATCCGGGTCGGGCTCAACGGCGAGGTGATGGCCCGCGCGGGCTCGATGGTCGCCTACCAGGGTGAGCTGCAGTTCAAGGCCCAGGGCTCCGGCGGAATCGGCCGCGCCATCCGCCAGCAGCTCACCGGCGAGGGTGTGCCGCTGATGAAGGTGAGCGGCACCGGCGATCTGTTCCTGGCCAACAGCGCCGCCGAGGTGCACCTGATCGACCTCGACGGCACCGACGGGCTCACCATCAACGGCGCCAACGTCCTCGCCTTCGACCCGACGTTGCAGTACACCGTCGCCCGCGTCCAGGGCGCCGCCGCCTACGCCTCCAGCTCAGGCCTGTTCAACTGTGTCTTCACCGGCCGCGGCCGCATCGCCATCACCACCCACGGCGTCCCCGTCGTGCTCACCGTCGACCAGGCCACCTACGCCGACCCCAACGCCGCCGTCGCCTGGTCGTCGAGCCTGCAAACAGGCATCAAACGCAACGACTCCTTCGGCCTCGGCCGCTTGATCGGCCGCAGCACCGGCGAAGCGAGCACCCTGTCCTTCTCCGGCCGCGGCTTCGTCATCGTCCAGCCCTCCGAAATGCCCCCGGGCGGCTTCATCGGCGGCACGGGCGGCGGCCAGCAAGCAGGCCACTCCGGCGGCATCTTCGGCTGA